A region of the Herpetosiphon gulosus genome:
ATGATGATCAAGTCGTCGAATTTACCGAAAAACCCAAAGCCCGCGATAAAGGCACGTTGGCTTCGATGGGCATTTATGTTTTTGATGCCAAACGTTTGGTCGAACGCCTTCGCGAAACCAGTAGCCAATATCCGAATCTTGATTTTGGCAAACATGTGATTCCCACGATGATTGCCAATGACAATGTGTATGCTCACCCCTTCTCGGGCTATTGGGTCGATGTGGGCACCGTGCAATCGTACTGGGAAACCAGCATGGAATTGCTCGATCCAGCTTGTACTCTCGATTTGTTTGATGCTGAATGGCGCATTCACACCCGCTCAGAAGAACGCCCACCAGCCAAATTCGGCCCGCAAAGCAAAGTCGAAGGCTCGATGATTTGCAATGGCTGTGTGGTTCGCGGCACGGTCGAGCATTCGGTGCTCTCGCCGGGGGTCTATGTTTCACCTGGGGCAATTGTGCGCGATTCGATCGTGATGACCGATACCTGGATTGGCCCAGGCGCAGTGCTTGATCGGGTGATTGTCGATAAAGATGTGGTGATTGGAGCCAATGTGCAACTTGGGGTTGGCACTGAAAACGTTCCCAATCGCTTGCAACCAGATAAATTGACCACAGGCATTAGCATTGTTGGCAAAGGTGCGCATATTCCTGCCGGCATCAGCATTGGCCGCAATGTTGTGATTGCCTCCGATTGCGATGAGGACCAATTCAACGGCGATGTGGCCAGTGGCGAGTCGATCTAGTGCTGGGAGTGTAGTATATGCGTGTTTTAGCTTTGATTATGGCTGGTGGTGCTAGCCTTTCGTTAAGCGCCCTAACCGCTGGACGAGCCGCTGCCGCCACACCGTTTGCTGGCAAATATCGAATTATCGATTTTACGCTTTCGAATTGTGTTAATTCGGGCATTTACGATGTTGGGGTGCTTTCGCAGCACCAGCCACGTTCGTTGCACGAGCATATTGGCGTAGGCAAGCCATGGGATCTCGACCGTTTGCAGGGTGGTGTGCGGGTGTTACACCCCTTTCCAACGCCCGATGGCGGCGGTTGGCAGCGTGGCACTGCCGATGCAATCCGCTATCATCTCGATGTAATCGAAGAACGTCCGGTTGATTATGTGATGGTCTTGGCAGGTGATCACGTTTATAAAATGGATTATCGGCCTTTGCTCGATTTGCACATGCAACGCGGTGCGGATATTACTTTGGCGGTGCATAGCGTGCCGCCGCATGAGGCTTATCGTTATGGCATGGTTTCGGTCGATGGCGAAGGTCGGGTGACCAAATTCGAGGAAAAACCGCGTCGCACCAGCAGCGCCTTGGCCTCGATGGGCGTGTATGCCTTCCGCAAGGATTATCTGGTCGATCTGCTGTATCGAGATCAGGCGGTCGATTTTGGCAGCGAAATGTTGCCACGAATCGTCAACGAAGCCAATGTATGTGCCTATACCTTCAATGGCTATTGGGCCGATGTTGGTACGGTACAAGCCTATTACGAAGCCAACATTGCTTTGCTGGCCGAAACTCCCGCGCTGGATTTGTATGATCCTGAGTGGGTGGTGCGCACGCGTTCGTTTGAACGACCTGCGGCCCAACTTGGAGCCGAAGCGCGGATCGAACGC
Encoded here:
- a CDS encoding glucose-1-phosphate adenylyltransferase; translation: MRVVAMIMAGGEGTRLSVLSEKRAKPSVPFAGKYRIIDFTLSNCVNSNIFDVAVLTQYRPHSLNDHIGIGKPWDLDRNRGGVRLLQPYQGRNDQSWYSGTADAILQNINYIREQRADLVLILSGDHIYKMDYRELIATHLAKNADLTVAVMHVSLEETDRFGIMTVNDDDQVVEFTEKPKARDKGTLASMGIYVFDAKRLVERLRETSSQYPNLDFGKHVIPTMIANDNVYAHPFSGYWVDVGTVQSYWETSMELLDPACTLDLFDAEWRIHTRSEERPPAKFGPQSKVEGSMICNGCVVRGTVEHSVLSPGVYVSPGAIVRDSIVMTDTWIGPGAVLDRVIVDKDVVIGANVQLGVGTENVPNRLQPDKLTTGISIVGKGAHIPAGISIGRNVVIASDCDEDQFNGDVASGESI
- a CDS encoding glucose-1-phosphate adenylyltransferase family protein, producing the protein MRVLALIMAGGASLSLSALTAGRAAAATPFAGKYRIIDFTLSNCVNSGIYDVGVLSQHQPRSLHEHIGVGKPWDLDRLQGGVRVLHPFPTPDGGGWQRGTADAIRYHLDVIEERPVDYVMVLAGDHVYKMDYRPLLDLHMQRGADITLAVHSVPPHEAYRYGMVSVDGEGRVTKFEEKPRRTSSALASMGVYAFRKDYLVDLLYRDQAVDFGSEMLPRIVNEANVCAYTFNGYWADVGTVQAYYEANIALLAETPALDLYDPEWVVRTRSFERPAAQLGAEARIERSLLCDGCRVDGHVSGSVIGTGVVVGADAIIRDSVIMPDSVIEPGVVLDNCVVDKQVVIGRDCRIGEGSIGTPNAAQPQLLNTGLSVIGKAARISAGHTIGRNVVVTARSFVDQDLASGETF